The stretch of DNA gaaaaatctAACAACACGTACTGAGTACTTTATTTCACATTACCTTCAGTAAATTGTTTATCATTTCTCCAGTTCACATTTCTTTGTGTTATTTGAATTTAGTCACATGCTTAGTAGGGTAATTTGAAAAAGTTAAAAGTACTACTAAGTGGAGGCATGGCCAATAACAGTGTTTGTTTACAAAATTAAGGGTTTACAAAGCTTTGCTTAAAACGAATAGTGATAGAAGAGTCATAATACCcgagttattatttttattagtatttatgTTTGAACCAGACCCAGGGCCCATCCCGTGTTAGTACTGTCATTTATTTAACTACCATAACCAACTACtatatacaacaaaatattcaagCCATTTATCCATATCCTACCCCTGAACCCAAAATCATTAAATCGAGGGATTTTTTTCAGGGTTTTCTACttttaatattaaatcaaaaaaaaaagaaaaaatgcagCATACACAAACTACATTTTCTAAACCTCTTGTCGCACTGGGGAACACTGCAATGTATTTACAGGATGAGTTTGCAAATGACGATTCAGGTCTCTTTGATATGTGAAACTCATCTTACACTGAAGACATgtaaaaggcttctctccagtgtgaactctcatgtgccTCTCAAGGCTTACTTTaactgtgaaactctttccacaccgaaggcaggtgaaaggcttttctccagtgtgaattctcgtGTGAGCCTTAAGGCTTGTTTTGTTTGAGCAAGTCTTTCCACAGTGATGGCACatgaatggcttctctccagtgtgagttaTTACATGATTCTTAAGGTGATCGCTGTCTGCGAAACTCATTTCACACTGATGACATGTAAAACTGTTCTCTCTTGAATGAATCCTCATGTGGTTATTAAGGGTTACTTTatgtctgaaactctttccacactgatcacatttgaatggcttctctccagtgtgaaggTTCATGTGACATCTCAGGTTTAGTTCTGCTGTGAAGCCCTTTCCACACAGAAGGCAcatgtaaggcttctctccagtgtgaattctcatgtgcctGTTAAAGCTTCCTTTTTGAGAGAAACtgtttccacactgagggcaggtAAAAGGCTTCTCACCGGTGTGAACACTCATGTGGATTTTAAGGTTTGCTTTTTTAGTAAAACTCTGTCCACACTGCTGGCAGTTGAAATATCTTATAGTTTCTGTTTTTCGTGAGGATGAATTTTCAGTCTCTGAGCAACTAAATTTTTCTCCAGTTGTGAAATCATGATATTTCTCATACTGGTCTTCCTCCATTTCATCTAGTGCTTCAGTCTCCTCTTTCAGGAGCATCAAGTCTAAGGTGAAAAGAGACAAATAAAAGTTAGTTGTATTTAAAACATCAACACGCACCATTCAAAAAGAACTCTAaagtaataatgtaaaaacatttctcACACATTTCTATTTACTTAATCACTTAAATAGCCTACTG from Chanodichthys erythropterus isolate Z2021 chromosome 8, ASM2448905v1, whole genome shotgun sequence encodes:
- the LOC137024977 gene encoding gastrula zinc finger protein XlCGF8.2DB-like isoform X1, translated to MSFIKEESEDMKIEETFRVKQEDTDEQTDLMLLKEETEALDEMEEDQYEKYHDFTTGEKFSCSETENSSSRKTETIRYFNCQQCGQSFTKKANLKIHMSVHTGEKPFTCPQCGNSFSQKGSFNRHMRIHTGEKPYMCLLCGKGFTAELNLRCHMNLHTGEKPFKCDQCGKSFRHKVTLNNHMRIHSRENSFTCHQCEMSFADSDHLKNHVITHTGEKPFMCHHCGKTCSNKTSLKAHTRIHTGEKPFTCLRCGKSFTVKVSLERHMRVHTGEKPFTCLQCKMSFTYQRDLNRHLQTHPVNTLQCSPVRQEV
- the LOC137024977 gene encoding gastrula zinc finger protein XlCGF8.2DB-like isoform X2; translated protein: MVHNRKQNLDLMLLKEETEALDEMEEDQYEKYHDFTTGEKFSCSETENSSSRKTETIRYFNCQQCGQSFTKKANLKIHMSVHTGEKPFTCPQCGNSFSQKGSFNRHMRIHTGEKPYMCLLCGKGFTAELNLRCHMNLHTGEKPFKCDQCGKSFRHKVTLNNHMRIHSRENSFTCHQCEMSFADSDHLKNHVITHTGEKPFMCHHCGKTCSNKTSLKAHTRIHTGEKPFTCLRCGKSFTVKVSLERHMRVHTGEKPFTCLQCKMSFTYQRDLNRHLQTHPVNTLQCSPVRQEV